In Oreochromis aureus strain Israel breed Guangdong linkage group 6, ZZ_aureus, whole genome shotgun sequence, the genomic window ATATTTCATCTTTAAATATCCATTTCTGAGAGGCTGTTTTTAACCTGTGATCTGTGAAATCTTTATGGTTTAGCACACCAGCTAATGCTCTTTTATCAGTCTGCTAATACACATCTGGTAAGAGATACAGATGCATAAAAAGTCACGCCAAACGATTCCTGAACAGTTCTTACGCTACCACTGTAACCACACTGAACTCAAAAACCACTAAACCcaggactgttttttttttacgtaTACGATATTTATTATGTAAAATGTTTATCAGTTCTACTTCCTCTTTATTTACCGatccatacatttttttttattgtcctGTTGgtgtttatattattattattatgcatgAGTCCATATCCTTACAGTGCACCATAATTTTTGTTGTACATTCTtatataatgacaataaatgtAATCATCTTATCTGTTTGATTCctgcacacagaaagaaaactctGCAGACTGGTTGTTTTGAGCTTTGCACTTCTGTGTATTCTTCAAGCTACACTCAACATTTCACTGCGACTGGCTTTTTGTGAGTCAATTTACATTTTCTCTGTAATGTGACCATAAATTCACCATCTGAATAATATAAGAACAGAAATGACAGAGAATTACTGTTACAATTTGAACAACTGCAATTAATTTAACTTGAATCAGGTTCATTCATGTGGCACTCTGGTGGTGTAGTTACTTAAGGAAATGTTTGCTCTTACAGACAGTTCtgatacaacaacaacaccagaTTGTGAGGCCATTATTAAAAACTTGACTAAACAACAAGACATGAGAATGAATGAATTAGGTGAGTGTAACGCTaaacattattatcattattaacaTTGCTGTTTGTTATTTTCTTGAGCATAATTCTGAAGGTTCAGTCTTACTGTCCTTTGCAGCTCGGTATATCCAACAAGGATGGATATACTTCAACCACAGTTTATATTACGTTTCATCTACTAAAAACACCTGGAATGACAGCAGAGAGGACTGTCTGCAGAGAGGGGCAGACCTGGTGATTATCAACAGCAGAGAGGAACAGGTACAGTATATAGGAGGAAAATCTGTTTCtgagacacaaagacaaaagtgtCAAACTGAGATGTATTtaatgttattgtttatttctttttctgtgaaTAAGAACTTCATAAGAGAGTTTAAAAAACGGACATGGATTGGACTGACTGACGCCGAAAAAGAACAGACATGGAAATGGGTGGATGGGACTACACCTACCATCAGGTTTCACACTTTCTTTGTTACATGACTCTTTAATAAATTATTGTTGGTAACTTGCATTTTAAGATAAATTGTAGGTGTAAATTCTTGTCCTCGTGTGTAGTTGTTTGTTCAGTATACCATGACTTCAGTGTCAGTATAAAATGGTTagtcttttattctgttttttgtgttcAGCTTCTGGGACACTGACGAGCCCAACAGTTATGAAGGAACTGATGAAGATTGTGGAGAAATCTTTTTCTATACAAGAGAAAACTCCTGGAATGATCAACCGTGTGACAGTAAAAATGTCtggatttgtgaaaaaaaaatgtagagaTAATTAAACCACCGGAAAATAATAAGATGTAAAATCATGACAAATAAATGTATTCATATAATATTACCATTCGTTTCAGGTAGTCAGCTGATTTTAAGTGAAAGCAGAGAGGCAGAAGAAAAGACAACCAACATAATACTTTGTTTATAAAGTTGGTGTGCAGGCTGTTGTCTGTATATCATACatagaaaaatatttaaatactgTTCAAATTATGTGATTATCttcatttttatacatataaaatAAACCTCTGTCCCAGTGTGTTCTGCCATAAGTGGTACAAAAACTTTTCCTACATGTGTTGGCAGCTCTGATCTACTTTGAGCAAACATAATCGTGTGTGTTTGCaaataatatcaaaaatattttgttcattaCATTATAACTGCAAAGACTGTTTCTCAGATTATGTGTGACAACATGAGCCTGGTTTGACTTACTGGAAAACAAGTGAATGACTTCAATATTTTGGAAACTAAATGAGGAAAACATGCAATTACCCATGTGGAAGTTACCATTTGTTTAAGGGTgccagaaaaaacacaaataatttgtAGATAGAATGATGTGAGGTTGCCTGACTGTTCTGACTTGTATTTAGTGTCATTTTGTTATGAATAAACTGCATATACTTCATTAAGAGGTCTGGAATtgctttttcttatttaaaaaaaaaacattgccatTTTACATGCAAAATGTTTAATGATCTACAGAATTATGTAAACAGAATACACAACATGACAACAGGTAATCATGTACAGGTACTCAGACTTCCCACAGCCAAAAGGCATGCATTTGGTTACGTTAATTAGGTTAAATGGTGATTCTAAATCTGCCATAAGTGTACAAGCGAGCGTATTCTTACTACGGGTCCCAAGCCTGTATGAATAGATAAAGGGTATCTGGTATAAAGTCACTGCTCACTCCTAAGTTGAGTTCCAGGAGTAAGgtcagaaaaggaagaaaaagtaGGATATCTACTATCCAGATTTTGTCCCCGTGTAAAGCACTTCATGGAGCATACTACTGTCAGCCCAACTATGGTCAGTATCTAGACTTGTACAaactttgcttctgtttttgatCATTATCCTCCTATAAATAATGGTGCAAGCCACTTTTGTGGTATACAGTACAGAGTTTAATTTTTCACTTATAAGTACACGTTGACATAAGTTGACATCTGTACTGTTTGTGTCACACCATCACTTCTAAAACTGGTTGTTCTTTATCCTAAAGTTAGTCTTAGGGTGTATGTTTGTCATGTCAAGTTTCAGATCTCAACATCACTGATGCTGAAATCTGCAACTTGACCATTACTTGCACCATTAATTAAACACTGAATTGTACAAAAGTGTTCAAAAAGGGATAACTGTAATCATAAGTCAAATAAACTGCCACTGTGACATCCTTTTGAGTGTAGCATTGTTGGCAACAgtaggaagaaaaaactcccttttaacaagaagaaacctccaacagtaccaggctcagggaggggaagCAGTCTGCCCCCaccagttggggtgaggggagaaaaacagaacaaaaaacttCCTctgaaagagagccagagattaatattAACCACAGAGAAGTGTACAAACACATAGTGGGTTGGAAAAGTGACTAAAGAAGAAACACtaaatgcatcatgggaattccccagcagcctacgcctattgcagcataacgaagggaggattcagggtcatctggtccagccctaattatatgctttagtataaagaaaactttaaagccttatcttaaaagtagagatagtgtctgtctcctgaatccaaactagaagctggttccacagaagaggggcctgaaaatcaaaggctctccctcccattctactttgaaAAACTCtaagaacaacaagtaagcctgaaGTCTGacagtgaagtgctctaatagggtgatatgttactataaggtcattaagatgaGATGAGCCCTGATTATAAAAGACCTTGTAcatgaggagcaggattttgaatttgattctggatttaacagggagccaatgaagggaagccaatacaggagaaatatgctctctctttctagtccctgtcaggactcttgctgcagcattttggatcaaatgAAGCACTTTTCAggaagtttttaggacatcctgataaagatgaattacagtagtcgaACATAGAAGAAGTAAATGCATGAAccagtttttcagcgtcactctgagacgggatgtttttaattttagagatattgcgcaaatggaaAAAAGAGCCCTACGTATTTGTTAAATGACTCCaaaattcctcacagtgttaatgggaaaaacaaacataggtttaaatataaagattgtttttaacacttggATGAATAAACTTTGCAGCCATGACTAAATGAAGTCTAAACGTCAACGACCTCACCAAATGTTTTTTCCTCCATTAGACCTTTACTGCAGCCACCTTCaaatgctgcttgtttgtggctctttctgcattcacttttgtAATTAATAATGGAATACCATGCACTGTTGGGTTGACTTGGCCATTAGGGAAtatctcatttctttgttttgaaaaACTCTTGAGGTTCTTCTACAATATCCATTTGTACTGTGAAGTGCTGTCCGATCAGTGTTGCAACATTTGGCTGAATGTGAGCAGAGAGATCTGTTCATTTCCCAATTTATTCTACTGCTTCTTTCAGCACTTACATCATCAATAAATTCTAGTGGCCTCATTTGACTGGCAGCCACACATACCCACGCCATAATGCTGTCTCCACTGTGTTTGACAGATAATGTGGTATACTCTGGAGCAGGAGCTTTTTCCTTCCTCTGTAATTTTCTCTTTGCAGGACCGGTACAAAATAACCTTGATTTTATCCatgcaaagattttttttacagaatTTTGCAGACTCCTTTATATGTTTTCTTGCAGAGTCTAATCTGATATTTCTGTTTGACAAGAAAATTACAGTCAAAAGTTATGAATACAAATTCAACACTTTAATAAATTCTATATATTATGTCTGCTTATTTGCTGTGAAATAAAAAGGAAGAAGGCATCGCCTGGCCATGAAACTGTCCCATTAATTTTAAGCCTCAGAAAATGGGGGACTATGTACAAAAATTGCTCTAATTCTTAATCAGTtaacacaattttttttgtaaaacccCTTTAATTTAagatgaaagtctgcacttctaTCAAATATCGAATGAAGAGGCAAAACTACAATAATAGTGTCTTTGTCCCAAACATTATGGACACACAATCAATACAGGACAATTACTTTTACTGAAGCTACTGAAAACAAAGTGATGCCAGAGTAAATGATTAAAAAGgttttaataataaagtaattGTATTTGCAAAACAAAATGCGAACTTTCAATATAACcttaacaacaataataatcaaTTTTTTTATTCAGGTGATATTACATAATACATAACCaaaccagtgttgtgttttttttaattttcattactattattattatttatcttgTTCCCGGTCAGTCGTgtctcctgtctctgtgctccgtGCTCCCTTTGTTCACTGTCAAgtctgcgtctctgtgttattctttctgttttactttgacggtCCCTTGTCTTATGCCAGtgtgtctagttttgcttcccccttgtcttgttatgtttgattactcccagctgttctctcctcctgtgtcccattccctcgttatccctcagtttattttagccctgtgtttctctctgtcagtGTGACGTTGTCCCCTCtccatgctgtgtgtttctccttcGGTGCTCCCTGAGATCTCCGTCCCTGGTTTCCCAGTGTTTTTGTTATTAGTTCCCAatttctggttttgtttttgcaagtttttattttgtaaaatgaTGCTACTGCAATAAAGCAGCCTCTTTAAGTTTATTCCTCCGCTGAGTGTTTTTGCGTTTGGTCCcacatcctgcctgccacacagccgtaCCATGACAGTCATCTAAATCAAGACTGGAACTGCAGTCAAGTGTTAAAGGTTTTGcagagataaaacagaaaactgttGAATATGATCAGTTTGAAAGTGTAATGTGTTACATGGAAAGGAAGAAAAGATTTCTTCTTTAAAAGCTGAAGCAATCAAAATTGGGCTCCACTCTCCCCTCACTCATAAACAACAACCCAAAATGCTTGAACAtcttgaagcagcagcaggatgcAACTGGAGTCAGAAGCATAGGCTCTGACATTGATTAGAGATATCTCTTTACAAATGTAATGTGAGTGTTAGTTTTTGACATGGTAGGTCAAACAGGGCgaggccaaaaatatttattgttccaaagatgtgtttgttattttttatatacataaaatttaCTTCTGTGTCAGGGTGTTTTGCCATAAGTGCTACAAAGATTGTTTGTACATGTgttatttaaaactatgtttcttactgccattgtttgtaTGGACAACATATAGGCATATAGGGAATGGTTTAagggattctaaatatcacattatttTTGGACCTCTGACTCTGCATCCAAATATCATGTCACCTTTGACCTCTTATTTCACtgttacattttacatcagcctttctttcaagttgagcaaaaatatttcatatctttaaataaattattctgAAGAGAAAGATAATGAGAAACATAGCTACTTAGAAATATACTGCactatattattatataataagCTCAGGTTATTCATGTCTGGTAATTTAAAAATAGCTAACTTTATTGAGCTAAAATGTTTCAAGAAGGCAAATAACAAAAGCCTGCggtttgtacttgtttttactgcaCACAAAACTTCTTATAGaacttcatttcttttttaaaagtactacacaaaaaacaactaatggataaaataatatataatcaatatctacaaaaaaaaaagcaaatgatgCTCTGAGAGTTTTGCGTTCTCTAAGTGCTATTTGTTTGCCTGACTGCTCTGACTACTGGAAGTGGGTGGACGGGACTTTACTGAACAGAAGATCCATAAATTCTCTTTTTAATAATCACTAATAATGTGGCAGTATTGACCAATCATGACCGGTCATAAAACTGTTCCACAAAGTAGCCACATTTTGCAGAAGTAATGTTGGTCATGTTGTATGAAATGCACTCACAAGTCATATTATTGTTTGTCATGGTAAGTAATTGCTCAACCTTCAGCTAATTGTATTCTGTGACTGAATGTTTCGTTATATGTTGCAGCATCTGCAGGTATACGCCTTAGATCTTGTAATGTTCAGAGACTTGAGGTTAGTGTATGTGTATCACTGACGTTATTTAAtcattatttgatttattttgtggTTACTGTTTTACTGATGCAGGTTGAATTTCAAGCTACAGCTAATTTGACGACCTCGTTCCTGTTTGTTTATAAGTTGTTAATATGCATCTCTGATTTCATGTTAAAAGCTGATTCTTTAGTTTCAGATGGCACAACGGGGAGCAAAACAGTTATAATGGCCAAGATGAAGACTGTGGAGAAATGAAGATCGTTAAAGATGAAAACAAATGGAATGACAGAGCGAGCAAAAGTAAAAAACTTTTGGATCTGTGAAAAGATTGTGGATCTGTAATTGGCTGTTGCACTAGTATTTTAAGCCACAGGGAAAACGGCTTATCATTATGCATGCAAGTTCAAACACATATGGACATAAACCTTTTGGTACTCATgaacattaaaattaaatgcaaGAGATTAAAGAAATTTTCAGACCATAGAAATTGCATATAAACATAAGGATAAAGGCTATAAAGTGTATTTATGCACAACTAATAACAGGAAATATGTTGCGTTGCCATGTTTCAGTAgaggtttttgatacgggcgacacgggcggttgcccggggcggcaacGTGGTGGGGgacggcatcacgggcatcggcaaaaaaaaaaaaaaaaaattgctcgtactcatgctgtcccgacatcagccagcacATATtggggaatggcataggcaccgatcggttttctatcgcccatttgctgggagtaagggcaccctccgtttgcgaggtgcgcctgctgtttgcggcacagggaggagacgGCGGTGCGGTGGGGGATACTCTGACCGGCTGGAgcggcatctaataaccaactcgcaaaataaaacaaaattaaaacaaaccaacaaacaccaaaacaccagacattatgatacagacttataatttctATACATGAAATGTGAGcgtgagagccctcggtgcacctgctcgctgctgaagtcaaagtaaactttattgtcatctccgctacatacagtccagtatatggagagacgagacgacgaggctccagttacagcagtgcaagtaaacaaacaataaatataagaagagtaagaaaataaatatacactttaggactcggggtaaagggatcagtaacaatttaaaatttataatttacagtttgatgatttaaagtctcacacacaatctgtcgaaaggggagggggggcggctgcttccaaatagagcacatttcattcataatgatgtaaatccaagtctgttatgtattcatgatttgaatcctcgGTTGTGCAAAATCCCAGAACtacaccttagacaaagtgaatctgtgtaaggtgtaggtctattaggttatgttgtggtgatcctcgtgttgaaggatgggtgttcatactggagtgcaaaattaaaaccaatggaagatggacaagaaaagttcaaagccatcaggtcctcagtttagaaaaaatagaaaagaagaggaggagaaacgagccaaagatacaggtaagcagatgtgtcattgtggcaggtcatcctgaaacaatcagaatcagaatactttattaatccctaaggaaattatgtgggttacagttgctccaagaagaaatggtaaaaatagtaacagtaacagactaaactccaaacaatacattatgttacagattttaatattaattagtcattgtcaattgttgatttgtcctgttctcattgtatgacgaattatgctggctgtttggtagccgtttgcatacaatgcatactctctctctctcttcatatgtgtctgtgtgtgtttctctggtgaaattcagtatggttccaacaacagttttatgttattgtacaatccttaatatgttttatgtgtgagtgtgagtgtgtgtgtatgtgtgtgggggtgggggtgccagagggagtgttcgcccagggcgccaaacaggctaggaccgctactgccatgtttcatgtttttgtgaacATCTCTTTTAATGCAGCTTCACAGCAACCAACAAGGGTTAGCAGCACTTTGAAATTTCTTTTACAGAGAAGGACAAATCAGGGACTTTGCTGTGTATTAATAAATTACTGCAACAGTGAAAACGGCTCAAGTGTGTGAACAAGAAAACTTCTGACTTTGTAAAAGTAACATGGTCATATTAGATGCATTTACAAGTTTTAGCTAAAAAGGCATGTTGCATATAGTCAGCAAATATCCAACTGAACTTTATTTCTCTGTAAGACAGTATTAGCGTACTACTACATACTAAATAATAACAATTGTAACTATATTTTGTTGCCAAGACAATAATGTGGCAGGCAGAGTACTTTGATGTGTTACTCATTAAGTAAACTTCTTgctgtggttagcactgtcacctcagttaaatttggcaaagtcattctGAATCAGCCATTTTTACTAATAAATTGTATATCACATGAAAGGACTGGATTTCAGTTTTCTTATAAAGAACTTTATATTATATAGCACAAACTTTCCATTCCTTTAGATCAGATTTATTgatgatttgttttttctgttttttctcagaattcttttccagaattctgacttttttctcagaatttggaaaaaaaaagaaaaagatgtgcccacttttttgttttccagtggccctaatcctcttccataCTAACCACatacttactctggatggcattaccttggcctccaggaacactgtgaggaaccttggagtcattgtTGTCCTTCAGTGCaggtattaaacaaatatgtagggcTGCTTCCCTCCATTTGCCTAATAtcactaaaattagaaacatctggtctcagagtgacactaaaaaactagttcatgcatttactACTTCGAGGCTGGACTACTgtgattcattattatcaggatgtcctaaaaacttccTGAAAAACGTtgagttgatccaaaatgctgcagcaagagtcctgacagggactagaaagagaaagcatatttctcctatattggcttcccttcatcgGCTCCCTGTTTATTCCAGAATCTAATTCAAAAcccttctcctcacatacaaggtcttaaataatcacaTAATAATGAATAGTGCCTTAtgaccccattagagcacttcactctcagactgcaggcttacttgttgttcctagattatttaaaagcagaatgtgaggcagagccttcagttttcaggcccctcttcagtggaaccagcttccagtttggattcaggagacagacactatctctacttttaagattaggcttaaaactttcctttttgataaagcatatagttagggttgGATTATTGGGCACCAGGTATGCTCAGGTAAATGTTAAATACAGTCCAGGTGTTTTCAGCGGCCCCTACTGACAAACCAGGAAATAAACAGAGTCAATATTTCAGCCCGCTGGTCTCCTCCCTACGAGCCCCAGCTGTCAGCGTCCTTATTGACTTCCCCACACTGCCCCCAGTGTTTCAGATTAACTGGTGTCACAGATTAACTGGTGTTGTTCAAACAGATGTGTCGTAGACTTGAATTTCGGGAGCCGCTACTGACAAACCaggaaatgaatgcagtcaatatttcatctttaaatatacatttctgagaGGCTGTTTTTAACCTGTGATCTGTGAAATCTTTATGGTTTAGCACACCAGCTAATGCTCTTTTATCAGTCTGCTAATACACATCTGGTAAGAGATACAGATGCATAAAAAGTCAAACCAAAAGATTCCTGAACAGTTCTTACCCTACCACTGTAACCACACTGAACTCGAAAACCACTAAACCCAAGACTGTTTTTTTCTACTTCCTCATTATTTACCCCtccatacattttttaaaaattctcatGTTGgtgtttatattattattattatgcatgAGTCCATATCCTGACAGTGCACCATAATTTTTGTTGTACATTCTtatataatgacaataaatgtAATTATCTTATCTGTTTGATTCctgcacacagaaagaaaactctGCAGACTGGTTGTTTTGAGCTTTGCACTTCTGTGTATTCTTCAAGCTACACTCAACATTTCACTGCGACTGGCTTTTTGTGAGTCAATTTACATTTTCTCTGTAATGTGACCACAAATTCACCATCTGAATAATTTAAGAATAGAAATGACAGAGAATTACTGTTACAATTTGAACAACTGCAATTAATTTAACTTGAATCAGGTTCATTCATGTGGCACTCTGGTGGTGTAGTTACTTAAGGAAATGTTTGATCGTACAGACAGTTCtgatacaacaacaacaccagaTTGTGAGGCCATTATTAAAAACTTGACTAGAGAACAAgacatgaaaatgaatgaattaggTGAGTGTAACGCTaaacattattatcattattaacattgctgtttattattttcTTGAGCAAATTTTGAAGGTTCAGTCTTACTGTCCTTTGCAGCTCGCTATATCCAACAAGGATGGATATACTTCAACCACAGTTTATATTACGTTTCATCTACTAAAAACACCTGGAATGACAGCAGAGAGGACTGTCTGCAGAGAGGGGCAGACCTGGTGATTATCAACAGCAGAGAGGAACAGGTACAGTATATAGGAGGAAAATCTGTTTAtgagacacaaagacaaaagtgtCAAACTGAGATGTATTtaatgttattgtttatttctttttctgtgaaTAAGAACTTCATAAGAGAGTTTAAAACTCGGACATGGATTGGACTGACTGACGCAGCAAAAGAACAGACATGGAAATGGGTGGATGGGACTACACTTACCATCAGGTTTCACACTTTGTTTGTTACATGACTCTTTAATAAATTATTGTTGGTAACTTGCATTTTAAGATAAATTGTAGGTGTAAATTCTTGTCCTCGTGTGTAGTTGTTTGTTCAGTATACCATGACTTCAGTGTCAGTATAAAATGGTTAgtcttttatttctgtttttgtgttcagCTTCTGGGACACTGACGAGCCCAACAGTTATCTTGGAGATGAAGATTGTGGAGAAATCTGGTCCTATACAAAAGAAAACACCTGGAATGATGCACTGTGTGACAGAAATAATGTCTggatttgtgaaagaaaaatgtagAGATAATTAAACCACCAGAAAATAATAAGATGTAAAATCATGACAAATAAATGTATTCATATAATATCACCTTTCATTTCAGGTAGTCAGCTGATTTTAAGTGAAAGCAGAGAGGCAGAAGAAAAGACAACCAACATAATACTTTGTTTATAAAGTTGGCGTGCAGTCTGTTGTCTGTATGTCATACatagaaaaatatttaaatactgTTCAAATTATGTGATTATCttcatttttatacatataaaatAAACCTCTGTCCCAGTGTGTTCTGCCATAAGTGGTACAAAAACTCTCCATACATGTGTTGGCAGCTCTGATCTACTTTGAGCAAACATAATCGTGTGTGTTTGCaaataatatcaaaaatattttgttcattaCATTATAACAGCAAAGACTGTTTCTCAGATTATGTGTGACAACATGAGCCTGGTTTGACTTACTGGAAAACAAGTAAATGACTTCAACATTTTGGAaactaaatgagaaaaaaattcaacTATCCATGTGGAAGATTGCCACTGTTGTGGATTTTATTATAGTATATATATAGCTGTATACATTAGCCATGTAGTCATAATTACTTACATAAATATTATGTAATCATATATACTCTTATATACTATGCATACTTATACTGGAGTACTTTATACATTGAAATCACTGTGTTAAGCATTAAACCTGATCTACATGTGCCCAAGGCAAACACTCCTATTTATTGCTGAACTTGACCATTCAATAAAACAACTGGCATAGAACTCTGCTCTTCGAATGtgatcttctttgttttttcatttttattggcATCTGGATGCAGAAATCAACTTCCTTCTAACCTGAGCGGTGTTTGAACCATCTTTTAAAATTTGCGACTTGACACAACAGTTACCATTTTTTAAGGGtgacagaaaaaacacaaataatttgtAGATAGAATGATGTGAGGTTGCCTGACTGTTCTGACTGCTTGTATTCAGTGTCATTTTGTAATGAATAAACTGCATATACTTCATTAAAAGGTCTGAAATagcttttttcttatttaaaaaatattgccATCTTACATGCAACATCTGGTTATGTTTAATGGTCTACAGAATTGTGTAAACAGAATACATAGCATTACAACAGGTAATCGTGTACAGGTACTCAGAATTCCCACAGCCAAAAGGTATTCATGTGGTTACGTAAATTAGTGTTTCTTAATTTATAAGTGTACAAGCAAGTGTATTCTTAGTACGGGTCCCAAGCCTGTATGAATGGATAAAGGGTATCCGGTATAAAATCATTGCTAAATTAAACATGTGGATCATCAAGAATGACATTTCCATACAAGAATCACTCAAGCTGGGCACAACTCTTTCCCCACAGCTTCATATTATTGCTCATCAACTTTGTCCCTCTGTGTTTACTAGAGTTCTCCAAATCATCTTTGTTcgcaaaaaaactcaaaaaacttTTTCTCAAAAGTCCCATTTCCATAAGTGCCTACTCTGATCGACTGGCCACGGAACACCATGAATGGGATCGAGTGGTTTTCCACTACAATCCAGCGCTACCTAATGTGCATGGTTGTCGTCATAGCAACGCATCCGAGCATTGTTAAATTCTCCAGTTCTtttgatctttgggctgaaggaaggacaacactcagtgtataaatgctcaatcaataatctctttattccatacaattcTCATTATTCCAAACAA contains:
- the LOC116311798 gene encoding CD209 antigen-like protein A; this translates as MKMNELARYIQQGWIYFNHSLYYVSSTKNTWNDSREDCLQRGADLVIINSREEQNFIREFKTRTWIGLTDAAKEQTWKWVDGTTLTISFWDTDEPNSYLGDEDCGEIWSYTKENTWNDALCDRNNVWICERKM
- the LOC116310074 gene encoding CD209 antigen-like protein A, encoding MDCESGADTSTRKRKLCRLVVLSFALLCILQATLNISLRLAFYSSDTTTTPDCEAIIKNLTKQQDMRMNELARYIQQGWIYFNHSLYYVSSTKNTWNDSREDCLQRGADLVIINSREEQNFIREFKKRTWIGLTDAEKEQTWKWVDGTTPTISFWDTDEPNSYEGTDEDCGEIFFYTRENSWNDQPCDSKNVWICEKKM